The genomic stretch GAAAGTACACCAATGAGGGGTAGCGAAATAGTTTTGTAGATTAGGAGTAGAGAGATcgattatttcatgtgagggcaagtgagaaagagagaagatgatGGTGTAACCTCCAGAGAGATTGATGCCAGGCGGTTAGCAGTTGTGTTCCCTTTCTCTTAAAATATGTCCAAATTTGATCAAATTGAGAAGTAATGGACCAGAAATCCGTAATAGTGTGCCTGGTTGTCCATGGAATAGATAGAAATTTAAGATTAAGAATGTTGATGACAGTTGAATAAGTCCGTTTCCCAAAACAGATAGGCTTCTTCTCTGATGACCATTAAAGTGTATAAATAAGAGGTTAGAGTGATTGTTCTAAGTTTTGGGGATTAGCTGAGAAGGGTTTTTATCTGTTTATGTTTAGGTTCAGGTTAAACAAAGAGAGTCATGCTTAGTTATACACTCTTAATTCATCACGGAGTCTGAATATTTTCCATATCCGTGTAAAATTTGATTGTCGAcatgattgccatgaatgaatttaggctctctttggttagttttctatttcagttttgggGTCTAGGAGACCAAAATTGAATCTAGCTCCCTTTGGTTTAATTTATAAGCTAGAGGCAATCAGAGGCTGAAATCTCAAATGGGTCATGTAAGTGGGCCATTTGAACAGTTCAGCATGGCCTCAGAACATGGGACATGTCGGAAAAAAATCTTCTGCAATTCCAATCTTGTACAATTtcatgcaataccaccttcaggtggtgacacgtgtattgataccaatgcaatggtccagatctgatttaaatgtctcttcactgatttaatgttttattagttataccagatctggaccattgtattggtatcaatacacatgtcatcacctgaaggtggtattgcacggaattgtatgagatcagaattgcagacgatttcaacccgggACATGTCATATGATTTGGGGAGTACACAGGTTGGCTTAAGATTCCAAGACaaaaatctctctcttcccatatCTGAAATTTCAACAGAAAAAATTCTTCAATTATCAGCAATCAAACGGTTTCCCAAAATAATAACCTTTCAACATTTTTCTCAATGTTGCATCACTGTTatattttttctgttcttcCTTTTAAATTGGGTTGCAGGTTGAGAATCAAGGTTGTGGCAAGTTTGTTTGGATAtatgaagaaataaataatCTTTCAACGCGCCCAAGTACACCATCATCTGGGCAAACCTTACTCTCATCATCTACAATGACTAATTCGTCACCTGATTCTGTAAGAGGGTTCTTGGAAGAAGCAATTACAGAATCAGAGAATCATACAAGTAGGATGAAAGCCGTCCTAGATGTCATTAACATATTTCACCTAAGCAATGATGGAAAACAGTAGCATTTTTGCGGAAGGATTGTTAATtggttcttattttatttgcaATGGAACCTGAAACTTTGTAGCATTCATATCAAAATTCTATGTTATGAAATTGaaacctttatttattttatttaaaaaaaaaaaaaccatgaaaccATGTATTTTGATATAAATTTCATTTCAATATAGTCATTAATTGCGTTTGTGTACATattgaaataatgaaaaaatgtgTCAGGGAATAGTTCTTACCAAACGCCATTTCAATCCAGGAACTATCCCCAAAATGGTTTCGGAACAAGTTTACCAAACGTTCAAACAAAgtcaaaaaatcatcttttaatgAGGTAACACAAATAGATGATTCTGCCAAAGAACAACATTCTCAGAACAGAATCATTACCAAACAGGCTCTTAGAGTATCATCTTCAATCCAAACAGATTTGTATCCTAAATTAACTGTTGATTTGAGAGCATGAAAAATAGCTTAGGCTTCAACAACACAAGCATGAGTGATTCCAATTCCATGAGAGAAACAAATGATAAAAGAAACTATTAAAGTCTCCGAAAACTCCTCCAATCCCTGCAAGACAAGGAATACCATGAGTGTAAATTAAGACATTTCTCATTCGCATTCTTAGTTGTTTCAAATTTGTGTGTCTATCACTCCATCTCTTAAATTACGTAATGGATTTTTATTAGGTTTATAAACTTTCCCTTTCCATTATATATCATAACTATTTAATtctaatttgaaaaaaaaaaagtattaaataaatagtgaaaattgaaaatataataTTCAAGAatgagaagattttttgataCTTTAATCACTCTTCCTTAAAATTTAGTTTTTCTTCAAAGCAGAGAATCATTACAAGTAGAATGACTATTAAATACTAATAAGTTACAGTTATATTTCAAATTAAACTCAAAGGATTCAAGTACTCCTAATGTAGTTAATTAAAATCGATCAAACTTCAACACTACTAATACTATTGAAAATCTCCTCAATACAAGGTGGATCTTGGTGCAATGCGATAAGGTTGTTTCATATATAGTGATCAAGTGGTCATGTGTTCAAATCAAGAAACAGTCTGTCCatgaagagaagataaaatTTCCTCTCCAGACCCCGCAATTACGGGAGCTTAAGCCTCATGCATTAGATACACCAATTCAAAATTTCCCCAGGGTACCACATTTGAGGTGTGGTCCATGGATGATGTGAGATGGTTGGGATTGGAGGGTTCAGTGGGCtagagaggatccaaattcaaACTACCATTACATTGGCatccaccctctctctctctctctctctctctctctctctctctctctctctctctctctctctctgtctgtctgtgtgtgtgtgtgcgagCGCGCGCGCAAGTGAAGGCCATGTTTTCAGGGCAGAATCCACAATGGCACAATAAGATCGATCTCTGgatttaatttcttcttctttttcatctcaTCTTTGATGAGATCGATTATATATGTTTATTCAAGTAAGGGAGATGATTATATTcttataaaattaattaatgatGTGGGTCCCATTGTAGAACCCATCCCTAATGACTTAGTGTTAAAGAAAGTGCTGGGATACAAGGCACATTAATTAAGGAGACCTAATACAAGTCAAGAACCTCAACTAAAATGTTATATTTAATGGAGATGTTAATCATAAATTCATATGCTTTGAAAGGAATCATGCAAACATGTCCACCAGAGTTGGGGAACCCTACATGTCATTTGAATTGTATTTTGGAGACCGTATcttcttttgccttttttttagGCCCCGTTTGTTAGTCAGGGCATATGGAGGTTCGAAAGTTGAgagaatggtttttttttttaatagaaaatgagATTGGATGCTAGTGTCCTACACCTTGAAGAGGTGAATGAGTAGGATAGTAAAATTTCACATCATATTACTTGTTTGGTTGGCCTTTTTCATAGGTATGACATAATTATTTGTAGGGTTTGAGTTTTTTGTCAGAATCGTAATGTACGTTATAGTATTTTTTCGGTCTATTTCTCTTCTCCTATAAGAGGgttagatatgtcatttcataagaggagagagatagacattgttttagcccaaaaaaaaaaaaagagatagacataaaCATAGAAAGGCACTAGCGTATGTGATACCTTCGGACAAAGAACATTATCCCTtattttaagagaaaaatacccctactttttcattaaatttttttgataaatttaaaatttctaagtgtaaccttattttttctgtttgaaATTATAGTATGATGCCGTAcatcaaaggagagagagagagagagagagagagagagagagagagagggcaaagGATAAAGAGAGTTGAGAGAAAGTGAGGGAGGGCAGAATAGCAGACTAGAGAGAGGAAGGGGCTACAGCAGAGGGAGAGGAGCAAAGTTAGACTAATGGTTAGCCATTATGGTTAAGGTTACTAAGAGGGATGACCTATTAGTTGAACCATGTGAAAGGTGATGTGGCAGTTTCAACTATTTAACATCTAAGGAATGATCTAAACTAGCATCATGGCAAatttcaaactcaattttaatCATATACTTTCTCATGTATCATATGTATGTTCTCAACAATCCAAGTCTAATATGCACCCTCATTgaagttttcttatttttctattctgTATTTTGCCACTTAACAAACTCCGTTTTAGCTAAAACTTGACAAGTGAATAAGAAATTGGTGGATAAACACAACCACAAATTTTTAGCCCATTCAAGCCCACCATGTAATAGATATTTGTGATGGTCCATGTACATCTTTTAGACTCAAAGATCAGTAATCCCAggtcctttttattttaaattaataataaaaataagggaaTGGGTTCTCTCAGCAGCATGAAAGTACACCAATAAGGGGCAGCGAAATGATTTTGCAGATAAGGAGTAGTCAAGTAGAGAGATAATTTCATgtgaagaagaatgagaaagagagaagccCCTTACAACTTCTCACTAATTAGGCCATTAATGagcctactttcatctttattttttaaagaaaaaactcTACGCAATTATAGGAAGTTGTTGAAGCTGTATAGGGCCACTGGTTAATGAAGCAAAATTTGAGACATCACCACAAATTACCCAAAGATTTAGGTACTCCCTTGCCATGCAAAGACATttctcattctcattctcattctcatcattctTAGTTGTTTCAAATTTGTGTGTCTATCACTCCATCTCTTAAATTACGTAATGGGTTTTTATTAAGTTTATTAACTTTTTCTGTCTATTATATATCATATCACTTCTTGCCtactttaaaataaataaataaatgagtaATGAAAACTGAAAAGATCATATTCCATATTCAAGAATGAGAAGATTTTTAATGCTTTAATCATACTCTTCCTTAATATTTAGTTTTTCATCAAAGGAGAGAATCATTGCAAGATAGAGTGAGTATTAAATACCAATAAGCTACAATTATAATGATGTCAAGTTGTCATTaatcaatttgaaattaaattcAATGCATAAAAGTACCCCTAATGTAGTTAATTAAAATCGATCGAACTTCAACACTATTAATACTATTGAAATCTTCTCAATAGAGGGTAGAACTTAGTGCAACGATAAGGTTGTTCTATTGCGATCAAGTGACCACATATTGAAATCAAGAAACAATCCCTTTTCGTAAAGTTGAAGTAAGACTACGTACACTATGACCCTCCTCAGACCCCGCACTTAcaagagcctcatgcattgggtacATCAAAATCTCGTTAATGACAACTTATGTTTTCTCTAAATTGCCCTCttaatcaattcaaaatttcatttgGGGTATGGTCTTGGACCACACtccatggatggtgtgagatgatTGGGATTGGAAGGTTCAGCGGGCTAGAGAGATCCAAAGTCAAACTAAGCTGCTACCATTACATTGGCATccaccacctctctctctctctctctctctctctcgttctctcTGCAAGTCAAGGCCATGTTTTCAAGCAGTCAAACACTTCCGAGCAGAATCCACAATAGCACAATAAGATCATCTGGATCATCTCATCTTTATTAATGAGAGGTATATATAAGATCGATCTCTGGatctttaatttcttcttcttttccatctCATCTTTAATGAAATCATAGCTCATATATGTTTTTGttgatcttctttcttcttattctagATTTAGATGGAAGAAAGGCGAGACAAGAGGCAACGGCAATACCTGCAAATAGAAAAAAGCAGCGATGAGACTCATCCCTTCAACCCTTACTCTGCTTATTCCGACCGCTTCAACATTGATGGCCGCTTGAAGCGATCAGgtaagaaaataatttatttatttatatttttaattaataaaaattcatTCCCAGAATTGCAGAGAGCCACGCCAGAGATCTCGATGCCAGATTCTTCTTTTTGCGTGGCATATGAGAGCACAAGTGAGAACATCTTCAGCGCACGCAGGGGAAGGGGCAGCTCGGTCATTTTGTGCTTCTTGTGTGGATTTTTGTTACATCAGACTAGCAGGTTCTTTTTTCCTTGCTTTATAtaaaatgggagaaagaaccttGTGAGTCTGGTGTAGGCAACACCCAAAAATAGGTGGGTGTGATAAGACCACGTTGCCCTCTACCCATGTGTTGTATATGCTCTCATGTGCCCTTTCATTGATCCTAAATATATGTTACCTACACCAGACTGGTAGAGTCTTTCCTCCATCTTAAATTTTCATTATCCAATAGAATCCTTATgagatagaaaaggaaaaagaggtaAATTTGTCCGCGAATGAAGGAAAATCATTCTTGTGGTATTTTAGTAATGCCTGAAGTCAATTTTTTGCAAGTCAGTCAATACAAACATAAGGTGAATAATTTTATATATCAAAACCTGTTTCTGAATAATTTGAGAATTTTTACTATATTTTGTCCGCCCTAAAGTTAGTgggtaatttatttattattattattttttcttaattctacCCATCTGTATTTCCCTCACATCCATATACATTCCCCATTTTCAGAAGATTGGATCTGCTCTACCTAtcattttaacttttaaatATATCACTCTTCACTTATATAATGATAGAAAGTGAGACTGGTGTTGGATGTTCACCCATACAATCAGGTGACCGTACAAGCAACGGATCCATTCTTTATTTTCAGGAGATAGTGGCATCTTTTTAGAACCCCTGAAAATAGGGACTATGTTTGGGGATGGGAACACTAAACGGGGAAAATGGATCCATTGCTCATACAATCATGTGTAGATCCAACACTTGTCCATTTTAGTTCCTTATATATCCTCTCTTCACTCTTATAACGGCAAAGAGTGAGATATGTTTTGGATCCTAACGTGTAGGATTAGGTGATCTTACGTGTAGTGGATCCAATCTCCTAAACAGATAGGTTTTTTGGGTGGGAAcagtagcattctttttcctctttgcttactttttactttttattttttattttatttatttattttttttttttgtgtgaagtACAGAATTCCATTTTCCAAGGTGAATTGGGTTTCATCATTCATGAATTCTTAGTGAGAGAGGGAGACGATGGGCAGGCCCGGCCCAGCCCAGCCTGTCACTATCACTGGGCTACTTAATAGAATATGTTACCCTAGAACAGGACTTCACTTCTGTTAAGGGCAGAATCCCAACTAGTAATGTAAGGGACCTTTGATTTTCTTGTctgtggtgatggtggtggtagtgCAGGCATTGTTTGGACTGCGACTTCGCACATAATCACAGCTGTGATAGGGTCAGGGGTTCTATCATTGGCATGGGCGGTGGCGCAGCTTGGATGGGTGGCTGGCCCCATTGCGATGGTGTTTTTCGCCTTAATCACCTTCTACACTTCCGACCTACTCTCTCAATGCTGCTGGTCCGGTGACCCAACCGCTAGAACCAGAAACCACACCTACATGGATGCTGTCAAATCTAACTTAGGTACAAATTTAACATTTATATCAAACCATCTTTCTCTTAATTAATATTGCGACCTTACATATAttgttacgatcccatatcaatCATATGGGGCGCTGATCTCACATTGATTTCGAAAGAGATTTGATGTGGGCCTGTGGGGATTGAAATCGTTGTGAGTTTTCTATgaggttgagttcttccaagtTCGTATCATGTATTACTGTGTATGTAGGGGGACGAAAAGAGATGCTTTGTGGAACAATCCAATATTTGAGTTTGTTTGGTGTTGCAATAGGCTACACAATTGCAGCTTCAACAAGTATGATGTGAGTTTAAACTCATCTATTATCCACCTTTTACATGAGAAAACAAGTCAATATATAGCTTGATATATATGATCTCATTGTTTTGTAACTAGGGTTTCACTAAAATCTTTCCTCATGTTCTTCACTCACAGGGCAATCAAAAAAACTAGTTGTATTCACAAGAGTAgaggcaaagatccatgtaaaATGTCAAGCAATCTGTATATGATCGGATTTGGAATCATTGAAGTGATCCTTTCTCAGATCCCAGATTTTAATCAACTATGGTGGCTATCCATAGTTGCAGCAATCATGTCTTTCACCTACTCTGTAATTGGCCTTGGTCTTGGCATTACTAAGACAGTAGGTACAGCCAAAGGCAATTGAGAAGATGTGGTAATACTTATCTGTATCTTATATGGTTATTTGAACTTCATGAACTTAACACAAATGAAGTTCTGCAGAGAATGGTAGCTTTAAAGGAAGCTTGATGGGAGTTAGCATAGGGGAAGCAAGCATAGAAGGTGTAACCCTAATGCAGAAAATTTGGAGAATTATGGAAGCTCTTGGAGCTATTGCCTTTGCTTATTCTTACTCTGTCATTCTCCTTGAGATTCAGGTACTTCTGTTATGATGAAATCTTCTCTGAATTGAAAAGTGTATACATAGTAACcctaaaaattatgtttttataGGATACATTAAAATGTCCTCCAGAAGAGTATAAAACCATGAGAAAAGCTACCTCAATCAGTATCACTGTAACTACAGTGTTCTACATGCTATGTGGATGCATGGGCTATGCTGCATTTGGAGACAAGGCACCAGGAAATCTTCTTACAGGCTTTGGATACTTCAGTGCCTACTGGGTGCTTGACATTGCTAATGTTGCAATTGTGGTGCATTTGATTGGAGCATATCAGGTAATTAAGTTATATGTATTCACTGCATCTATTCCCCCAGCTTTGGGCTATGGCCGATGCACGATACACTCAATGGCATCCAACCCAAAAGCCCAACCAATGTGATACTAAAACCCCTCCCATTACTGGCCATGGAATGCATTCACATAAAGGAGACTCTAGGTGCAGCTAATAGTATATATGTTATAGCAAACAtcaataaatacaaaaataaacaaacacagATCCACACTACgcatagagatttaatgagattcacacaccgatgtggtgtacTATGTCATTGggcaaagaaaaagatgttttactatgtagtagagagattacacccaaacaaTGGTGAAAAAACTCGctctaaaaccctagctcgaaaaaccccttAAATACAACTGCTTGCTCAACAAGataatagtacattatatattcctCCAAGTTGTGAGTGGATCTATCGGGTCACGGTTGATCGGGTCGAACCATACCAAATCCTTTGCTTCcatcaaaacaaatatatatctcTCATttgggttgccaccaaaatatgtcgaagcggGTCATtgttcaaaacgggtcaagaattcgagacaaacttaacaatataTATTACTCTTAGTTGATTAGATAACACAGTTCTTTCCTACTGAcgacaatgccgaaggtggagattgAGCCTGTTTTCTGATTATTTTTGCTCTGTGGTGCTTCTTTGTATTCCTGCATTCTTTctattaatatattctttgctgacctgaataaaaaaaaaactaacaaagTTATTTGCAGGTATATTGCCAACCACTATTTGCATTTGTGGAGAATTGGAGTAAAAACAAATGGCGGAATAGCGATTTCATTGGAAAGGAATGTGAGTTACCCATTCCTATCTATGGTTGCTATGAACTCAACCTTTTCCGTCTAATATGGAGGACAGTCTTTGTTGTGGCAACTACAGCCATAGCCAGTCTTCTACCATTCTTCAAAGATGTTGTGGGAATACTTGGAGCACTTGGGTTCTGGCCACTGACTGTTTACTTCCCAGTTGAGATGTTCATTGTagaaaagaagatagaaagATGGACAAGTGAATGGCTTGGGCTTCAGATACTGAGTCTTGCTTGCCTCTTGATCACTATAGTTGCTGCATTTGGGTCTATCGCTGGAGTTCTTATCGACCTCAAAACTTAGTTTAATTTCTGCATTTCTAAGCAACGGTAAATTAAGCAGGAAgtatgtggttttgagttcgactcctaTTACCTTCTAGaggtcactcacacggggtgtttagtgctcttaaATGTCCCCCAAATAGATACCTTAATTGAGCAATTGCCTTTATGGATCTCTAGGCCTCATCCTCATATCCTCCTCCCGTGTCATTGATGTTTCCCAATTACCATTTTCCGGCGATCATCTCGGTGATGATGTTTAAGCTCAGGTGGTTGAACCACTGCTCCATCTTCACCTTCAGTACTGGATTATGGGTACCTCTATTCTTGGTTCAAAGTGAGTACAATTCTTTGATGGATATGTTTATAACATTGGCTCTCTTACTTGCTTCAACTTGTCAAGGTGGGCTCTGGAGAGGAGCTTAAGAGTGGATATTTTGGGCTTCTCTTCGTCCCTTTGTTTTGTGACTGTTAAGTTTTCTCTCCATAAAGAATAGAGAAAGAAGATTAAGGCAAAAAAATGTTCCAATTGCTTATATTAGAATAAGAAACTCCATGGTCTTGACTCTTGACAAAGGATTGCAGATTCAAGAACACCCTGGgtattttcaacttttttttttctctcgtaATGGTACGATATTGATATTTAAGATTAAATCATTCGATACATCAAACCATATCGAATCACAAAAACCGTACCAAATATCGAATACTAAACATcgtatcaaaatatcaaatatatatatatatatatatacaaatggaaaaaatattgtACCGAAACCATATAGAATATTAAACCATATCGATAAAAATCATATTGAGTTGGTAGAATATTGGTATTGAAATGTAGGATTTTTTCTCAATATAGTACAATATTGGTATTGACACTTGGTCTGTTGTACCATGCCAAAGCCATACCAAATACTAGTACCGTATCAAATTGACACTGTTAGGGTGAATATGTTCATTcaaccatggttctaaaacttggtgTCGGATAGTGTATCAggcaagttgcagtagaatcaaTTGAgcccatggtttcaagtatcgatattgTATCAGTATTGGTTGAGACCGATATAGATACTTGACTGATCAGAATAAGTTGCCCGTATtatcaggggtaaaacagtaaaaaaaatgtactttttttttaaaagcaagggAAAAAATAACCAATACATATCCATTATGGATACCAATACGAATACCGATAAATAAATCCTTGCTACAGtctctccacccccccccccccaaaaaaaaaaaaaacccaaaacctagcAAGTAGGAAGCCTTTAAATACAATCCTCTATATCATCCAACAACAATAGACCCAATTTTAAGTTAATTTCATGatctgaaatttaaaaaaataataatggataGGGAAGAGAATCAAGGGTACTTAAGAGTTCATAAATTTATCGTAAATCTGATTTGCTCCATTTTGTCTAAAAATAAGAGTTTGAAGTCACACGAGAGTTTTCATCTCGAACTGATCCAATTCTATGTAagcggtatcacagtgaccTTAGCGACTAGTTGGGTAAAAAATCCGGTACCCTGTgtatcaaaaagaagaaaaaaaagagtttgaagTCTCTAGGCTCAATGGGACCTTACCTATATAAAGTTAATTAATCAAATGCACTGATACCGTCCAATGTGGTCCATTCCTCAGGTTGGGCTGCAAAATAGAAGCTAAACAACCTAGAAGCCTGAGCTTCTGTGGGATTCTATATCTCAGTTTGAGTCATACAGAATGAAAAGTGTTCAGTCATACTACTCTTTCGAAAGAGACTTTCCATAAGGTAGTGACAAGGAATGGAAAAAACattacaagaaaagaagaaaatagtgGAGAAAAATCAGGGAATATAAATCTACACTTAACTAAGGCATTAAATCTATGAAATCTTTGGAGATTGAAGATGCTTTTGCTGATCCATCCTTTTCAAGGCCATGTTCATTTttgttagggtttaggttggGCTTTTAGTGATCACTTCTTAGGGGATTAAGTTTTCCGTCATCTTCTTCATTCAAGGTGATTTGATGTTATGATTAGACTTAAGGGTATACCTAAATTTAATTGATCTAACGAAATCAATCAAAAAAtccgaatcaaatcaaaacggATTTCTTATTGGGCTGGCTTTAGTTTGAGATATCATAGAACTGACTGAAATCTGGACCAACTAAAATATCATACCAGACAAGAAAAATTGGACCAAAGCAAAATGAAACTGATAAAAATCAATACCAACCCAAAAACcattaaaaatgattttttttccataattatgtgtatatatatgttAAATCGAATTCAAATCATACCAAACCCAATATCAAATTGAAACAAaacattccctttttttttggtctggTTTTGGATTCATTTGTTCTCACTTTGAAACTGATTCAGCCTGATTAAAATTGCATCAAATCGTCTAATTGACACCCCCAATTGGACTCTTGGAATAATGAATATCATCATTAATTCTTATCCTTTATTTACAAAGATCTGAAATATCTTTATTTTGTCTAATTTGAGTTTGAGGATAagattctttctctctttactATGGTTGAAGAAAACTAAATCCCTTATTAAAAGCTCCAAATTCAATTTGATATTTGGGCATAGTACTAAAAGCCCATGAACTAATTGTAGGTACTCCATTCTTCTCCTGAAATCAAGGTGGATATGGGATCACTGCAATCTTGTCATGTCAACACCAGCTGAGGCTCAAGAGAGTAAATTCATTCATGATGAGGTTTTGACCTTTTGCCATTTGATGCCATTCAGAGCCTCCTCTGTGCCATTCAGAAGGAGTAATTAACAAATGAAGAATGAAATAAACTATGTGTCCTTTGCTCAACTATATCAATGGCCCATCTGTCTTTTTTGTTTCTCCAACTCATAACCATTAAAGATTTCAGGTTCTTACCCACATAATCAATAGTTTGCAATTGGGCATATCACCATTACAGTCATTAACAACTGTAGTGGGGAAGTTTTGGAGCCATGGAGGCTTGGATCAAATTGCAAACTATAGAGGGAGATTATAACtcttggattggaatcttggGTGTGTTCCTTATTAAAGTTACCCCAAAAAGCACTCCATCTAAAGAGTCCTTTCAGGAATTTTACCGAACATTTGAAGTGCATAATTACAAAGGATGATATGGACCCCTCGCCTGCCTTGCCTGCCTTAAAAGCTCCTTCTCGTGTTTCCACCCAGAACAGAAGAGGGCCACCCCCTTCAGTTTATTAGTAGATTCTAGTTCTCCTCTCCTTCTgcaactctctccctctctctagcTCTCTCACGTTCTC from Macadamia integrifolia cultivar HAES 741 chromosome 14, SCU_Mint_v3, whole genome shotgun sequence encodes the following:
- the LOC122062069 gene encoding amino acid permease 3-like codes for the protein MEERRDKRQRQYLQIEKSSDETHPFNPYSAYSDRFNIDGRLKRSGIVWTATSHIITAVIGSGVLSLAWAVAQLGWVAGPIAMVFFALITFYTSDLLSQCCWSGDPTARTRNHTYMDAVKSNLGGRKEMLCGTIQYLSLFGVAIGYTIAASTSMMAIKKTSCIHKSRGKDPCKMSSNLYMIGFGIIEVILSQIPDFNQLWWLSIVAAIMSFTYSVIGLGLGITKTVENGSFKGSLMGVSIGEASIEGVTLMQKIWRIMEALGAIAFAYSYSVILLEIQDTLKCPPEEYKTMRKATSISITVTTVFYMLCGCMGYAAFGDKAPGNLLTGFGYFSAYWVLDIANVAIVVHLIGAYQVYCQPLFAFVENWSKNKWRNSDFIGKECELPIPIYGCYELNLFRLIWRTVFVVATTAIASLLPFFKDVVGILGALGFWPLTVYFPVEMFIVEKKIERWTSEWLGLQILSLACLLITIVAAFGSIAGVLIDLKT